A single genomic interval of Apis cerana isolate GH-2021 linkage group LG2, AcerK_1.0, whole genome shotgun sequence harbors:
- the LOC108002883 gene encoding homeobox-like protein HDP1 isoform X2, with translation MPNYRNDSCSKYKAQFEDYNKNNDVKMESNIKITESFHDSQNFCLKLSQDSNISDTQDINEADVIIMSDSSSKSTCSISKYVLGSTSHNHPITNNTIYIEDSSDSDSIDNTNEKYFQSWRANKKSYFINNFQERKDIIKKNNILPISDDFSSSSSGQDYIITSKKTNSSYVSSCTRENRVNDISETNIQCNTNTTDIYNLKNSNNVTQLPKTIFHINSDLKKKISKEDTKNIIKNIKSTRIIYESPKIQKEKNEISNKEIDNNIIHPAISPKNNLKTNNIFIDETQEDSESDIIQDSQVNLTHSYKTRVNKFLNAPCIEKDTSIKLSERKRKQISQWLMTNLPDSQSDSSFDIVPLTNKHDKSSGNSSLERLEMNYETPNNRGKINQLSINESKTINSKCNKSNPTVLHQTVINESVQKTKNNELHTSHKTHINDNKFSTPNTSTNTPQNIDIRDCADILDKLYGKSWRNKADILFPKSEPRMIKQATTTKNRAVQTERKIINRERLYISDSDSSNTSLKNLKLQNRSKKKNVRKNVKRKDDTFINDQTSSESENESLYYTALTNPRVSQSSTQSKTVFPSIVQRAIEICDTDSEDNDNIDNSNQIFNIRGRKLFNNESEDSSTSEFDPGDEIPPKSTIKKDFIKTIPKLKTQNKLISDNPNYKKHNSFLASLSENIPLTNIHPDAKKYRLDYKNNKENLCKYLYKLYNDKVFDNELPEDMSIEWNVRMRGTAGFCYNKKSVKTLGGIVKSSRIVLATKILDTPDRLRDTLIHEMCHAAAWLINGISDGHGPFWTKWASKAMKIFPELPPIRRCHDYKIKTKFTYKCISCGYSIGRHSKSLDIEKKRCGHCYGKFELLLNKTTKSGTVQMQTPKREPSAFALYVKENYNSVKKERNIGHAAVMKLLGIGM, from the exons atgcCTAATTAta gaaaTGATTCTTGTAGCAAATATAAAGCACAAtttgaagattataataaaaataatgatgtaaAGATggaatctaatataaaaataacagaatCTTTTCAtgattctcaaaatttttgtttaaaattgtcACAGGATTCTAATATATCTGATACTCAAGATATTAATGAAGcagatgtaataataatgagtGATTCCAGTTCTAAATCAACTTGTTCTATATCTAAATATGTCTTAGGATCAACATCACATAATCATcctataacaaataatactatttatattgaagATTCTTCAGATTCTGATTCTATAGataatacaaatgaaaaatatttccaatcttggagagcaaataaaaaatcctattttattaataattttcaagaaagaaaagatattataaaaaaaaataatatattgcctATATCTGATGACTTTTCATCTAGTAGTAGTGGacaagattatataataacttctAAGAAGACAAATAGTAGTTATGTCAGTAGTTGTACCAGAGAAAATAGAGTTAATGATATATcagaaacaaatattcaatGCAATACTAATACtactgatatttataatttgaaaaattctaataatgttACTCAATTACCTAAaactatatttcatattaatagtgatttaaaaaaaaaaatttcaaaagaagatactaaaaatattataaaaaatataaaatctacacgaataatatatgaatcacctaaaattcaaaaagaaaaaaatgagatatctaataaagaaatagataacaatattatacatCCAGCTATTTcacctaaaaataatttaaaaacaaataatatatttattgatgaaaCTCAAGAAGATTCTGAAAGTGATATTATTCAAGATTCTCAAGTAAATCTTACACATTCTTACAAAACtcgtgttaataaatttttaaatgcacCATGTATAGAAAAAGATACATCTATTAAACTatcagaaagaaaaagaaaacaaatttcacaATGGCTTATGACAAATTTACCTGATTCTCAAAGTGATAGTTCATTTGATATAGTACCTCTTACTAATAAGCATGATAAAAGTTCTGGAAATAGCAGTTTGGAAAGATTagaaatgaattatgaaaCTCCAAATAATAggggaaaaataaatcaattatctataaatgaaagtaaaactataaattcaaaatgcaATAAATCTAATCCCACAGTATTACATCAAACTGTAATAAATGAATCtgttcaaaaaacaaaaaataatgaattgcaTACATCACACAAAACTcacattaatgataataaattttcaactccAAATACTTCAACAAATACACCCCAAAATATAGATATCAGGGACTGTGCagatatattagataaattatatggTAAATCTTGGCGCAATAAGGCTGATATATTGTTTCCAAAATCTGAACCACGAATGATTAAACAAGCAACTACTACAAAAAATAGAGCTGTTCAAACTGAAAG aaaaataataaatagagaaagaTTGTATATATCAGATTCAGACAGTTCTAACACat ctttaaagaatttaaaattacaaaatcgatcaaaaaagaaaaatgtacgaAAAAATGTGAAACGAAAAGatgatacttttataaatgatcAAACATCATCAGAAAGTGaaaatgaaagtttatattatactgCATTAACAAATCCAAGAGTATCACAAAGTAGTACACAATCGAAAACAGTATTTCCATCGATTGTACAGcg agcTATTGAAATATGTGATACAGATTCtgaagataatgataatatagataacagtaatcaaatatttaatataagaggAAGGAAGTTATTCAATAATGAAAGTGAAGATTCAAGCACTAGTGAATTTGACCCTGGTGATGAAATACCACCAAAATCTACAATTAAGAAag attttattaaaactataccTAAATTAAAgacacaaaataaattaatttctgacaatccaaactataaaaaacataacagCTTCTTAGCATCTTTGAGTGAAAATATTCCTCTTACTAATATACATCCAGAtgctaaaaaatatagattagattataaaaataataaggaaaatttatgtaaatatttgtacaaacTATATAATGACAAAGTATTTGATAATGAATTACCAGAAGATATGTCAATAGAATGGAATGTTCGTATGAGAGGAACTGCTggtttttgttataataagaaatcagTAAAAACACTCGGTGGTATTGTAAAATCATCACGAATAGTTCTAGCAACAaag attttagatACTCCAGATAGACTTAGAGATACTTTAATTCATGAAATGTGTCATGCAGCTGCATGGTTAATAAATGGAATCTCTGATGGACATGGTCCATTTTGGACAAAatg GGCTAGTAAagctatgaaaatatttcctgAATTACCACCAATAAGAAGGTGTCATGATTACAAAATTAAGactaaatttacatataaatgtataagttGTGGATACAG TATTGGAAGACATTCCAAATCTCtggatattgaaaagaaacgatGTGGACATTGTTATGGAAAATttgagttattattaaataaaacaacaaaatCTGGAACTGTACAAATGCAAACACCAAAAAGAGAACCTTCAGCATTTGCACTTTATGTAAAAGAAAACtataattctgtaaaaaaagaacgtaATATAGGACATGCTGCAGTAATGAAACTTTTAG GCATTGGAATGTAA
- the LOC108002883 gene encoding homeobox-like protein HDP1 isoform X1 has product MPNYRNDSCSKYKAQFEDYNKNNDVKMESNIKITESFHDSQNFCLKLSQDSNISDTQDINEADVIIMSDSSSKSTCSISKYVLGSTSHNHPITNNTIYIEDSSDSDSIDNTNEKYFQSWRANKKSYFINNFQERKDIIKKNNILPISDDFSSSSSGQDYIITSKKTNSSYVSSCTRENRVNDISETNIQCNTNTTDIYNLKNSNNVTQLPKTIFHINSDLKKKISKEDTKNIIKNIKSTRIIYESPKIQKEKNEISNKEIDNNIIHPAISPKNNLKTNNIFIDETQEDSESDIIQDSQVNLTHSYKTRVNKFLNAPCIEKDTSIKLSERKRKQISQWLMTNLPDSQSDSSFDIVPLTNKHDKSSGNSSLERLEMNYETPNNRGKINQLSINESKTINSKCNKSNPTVLHQTVINESVQKTKNNELHTSHKTHINDNKFSTPNTSTNTPQNIDIRDCADILDKLYGKSWRNKADILFPKSEPRMIKQATTTKNRAVQTERKIINRERLYISDSDSSNTSLKNLKLQNRSKKKNVRKNVKRKDDTFINDQTSSESENESLYYTALTNPRVSQSSTQSKTVFPSIVQRAIEICDTDSEDNDNIDNSNQIFNIRGRKLFNNESEDSSTSEFDPGDEIPPKSTIKKDFIKTIPKLKTQNKLISDNPNYKKHNSFLASLSENIPLTNIHPDAKKYRLDYKNNKENLCKYLYKLYNDKVFDNELPEDMSIEWNVRMRGTAGFCYNKKSVKTLGGIVKSSRIVLATKILDTPDRLRDTLIHEMCHAAAWLINGISDGHGPFWTKWASKAMKIFPELPPIRRCHDYKIKTKFTYKCISCGYSIGRHSKSLDIEKKRCGHCYGKFELLLNKTTKSGTVQMQTPKREPSAFALYVKENYNSVKKERNIGHAAVMKLLGQQFSAIKIAKKQENIENNPNIINQIS; this is encoded by the exons atgcCTAATTAta gaaaTGATTCTTGTAGCAAATATAAAGCACAAtttgaagattataataaaaataatgatgtaaAGATggaatctaatataaaaataacagaatCTTTTCAtgattctcaaaatttttgtttaaaattgtcACAGGATTCTAATATATCTGATACTCAAGATATTAATGAAGcagatgtaataataatgagtGATTCCAGTTCTAAATCAACTTGTTCTATATCTAAATATGTCTTAGGATCAACATCACATAATCATcctataacaaataatactatttatattgaagATTCTTCAGATTCTGATTCTATAGataatacaaatgaaaaatatttccaatcttggagagcaaataaaaaatcctattttattaataattttcaagaaagaaaagatattataaaaaaaaataatatattgcctATATCTGATGACTTTTCATCTAGTAGTAGTGGacaagattatataataacttctAAGAAGACAAATAGTAGTTATGTCAGTAGTTGTACCAGAGAAAATAGAGTTAATGATATATcagaaacaaatattcaatGCAATACTAATACtactgatatttataatttgaaaaattctaataatgttACTCAATTACCTAAaactatatttcatattaatagtgatttaaaaaaaaaaatttcaaaagaagatactaaaaatattataaaaaatataaaatctacacgaataatatatgaatcacctaaaattcaaaaagaaaaaaatgagatatctaataaagaaatagataacaatattatacatCCAGCTATTTcacctaaaaataatttaaaaacaaataatatatttattgatgaaaCTCAAGAAGATTCTGAAAGTGATATTATTCAAGATTCTCAAGTAAATCTTACACATTCTTACAAAACtcgtgttaataaatttttaaatgcacCATGTATAGAAAAAGATACATCTATTAAACTatcagaaagaaaaagaaaacaaatttcacaATGGCTTATGACAAATTTACCTGATTCTCAAAGTGATAGTTCATTTGATATAGTACCTCTTACTAATAAGCATGATAAAAGTTCTGGAAATAGCAGTTTGGAAAGATTagaaatgaattatgaaaCTCCAAATAATAggggaaaaataaatcaattatctataaatgaaagtaaaactataaattcaaaatgcaATAAATCTAATCCCACAGTATTACATCAAACTGTAATAAATGAATCtgttcaaaaaacaaaaaataatgaattgcaTACATCACACAAAACTcacattaatgataataaattttcaactccAAATACTTCAACAAATACACCCCAAAATATAGATATCAGGGACTGTGCagatatattagataaattatatggTAAATCTTGGCGCAATAAGGCTGATATATTGTTTCCAAAATCTGAACCACGAATGATTAAACAAGCAACTACTACAAAAAATAGAGCTGTTCAAACTGAAAG aaaaataataaatagagaaagaTTGTATATATCAGATTCAGACAGTTCTAACACat ctttaaagaatttaaaattacaaaatcgatcaaaaaagaaaaatgtacgaAAAAATGTGAAACGAAAAGatgatacttttataaatgatcAAACATCATCAGAAAGTGaaaatgaaagtttatattatactgCATTAACAAATCCAAGAGTATCACAAAGTAGTACACAATCGAAAACAGTATTTCCATCGATTGTACAGcg agcTATTGAAATATGTGATACAGATTCtgaagataatgataatatagataacagtaatcaaatatttaatataagaggAAGGAAGTTATTCAATAATGAAAGTGAAGATTCAAGCACTAGTGAATTTGACCCTGGTGATGAAATACCACCAAAATCTACAATTAAGAAag attttattaaaactataccTAAATTAAAgacacaaaataaattaatttctgacaatccaaactataaaaaacataacagCTTCTTAGCATCTTTGAGTGAAAATATTCCTCTTACTAATATACATCCAGAtgctaaaaaatatagattagattataaaaataataaggaaaatttatgtaaatatttgtacaaacTATATAATGACAAAGTATTTGATAATGAATTACCAGAAGATATGTCAATAGAATGGAATGTTCGTATGAGAGGAACTGCTggtttttgttataataagaaatcagTAAAAACACTCGGTGGTATTGTAAAATCATCACGAATAGTTCTAGCAACAaag attttagatACTCCAGATAGACTTAGAGATACTTTAATTCATGAAATGTGTCATGCAGCTGCATGGTTAATAAATGGAATCTCTGATGGACATGGTCCATTTTGGACAAAatg GGCTAGTAAagctatgaaaatatttcctgAATTACCACCAATAAGAAGGTGTCATGATTACAAAATTAAGactaaatttacatataaatgtataagttGTGGATACAG TATTGGAAGACATTCCAAATCTCtggatattgaaaagaaacgatGTGGACATTGTTATGGAAAATttgagttattattaaataaaacaacaaaatCTGGAACTGTACAAATGCAAACACCAAAAAGAGAACCTTCAGCATTTGCACTTTATGTAAAAGAAAACtataattctgtaaaaaaagaacgtaATATAGGACATGCTGCAGTAATGAAACTTTTAGGTCAGCAATTTTCagcaattaaaattgcaaaaaaacaagaaaatattgaaaataatccaaatattattaatcaaataagttaa